ACCAATGATAAGGAATTGACTAAAACCTCTCTGGAAATTGTATTCATAGGCTGGCCATCAAAGAGAATCTCACCCGACCATGGTGCGTAAAGCCCAGTAATAAGCTTAGCGATTGTGGATTTACCGCTTCCTGAAGCGCCGACAATGGCCACATGCTGACCAGGTTCAATCTGAACGTTAAAGTCTTTGATAAAGGGGGCTTCAAGTTTTTTATAGCCGAAATTTATTTGACGTAAGGTAATTTCTCCTGTCAATTTTCTAAGAGGGTAAGGGACTGGTACAGATGAGGTCTCCACAACCTGTTTATCCAAGGGCTGATGCAGTATATCAGTAAGCCTTAAAAGATCCCCGCGAATTTTTTGGATACTTCCTGACATTCCTACAAGTGTGGCTACGGGAGCGTGGAATCGTTTGCTTAACATTTGAAATGCAAGCAATGTTCCAATTGTCAAATCCCCATGCATGATTTTCCAACTGCCCCAACATAAAACTGTTACTGTGGTAATACCGGAAAATAAAGTTGGCATAATGACGAGTGCTTGATTATAAAAATATATTTTTTGCTGTGCATTGATAGTTTGGGCATGCATACCGACCCATTTCAAGAAGCACTGATCTTCAGTGACTGTAGCTTTAAGAGTTTCAATGATATGGATTCCATTCATGATTAAACCAGTCAGCTCGCCTTGTTCTTGCAAGAAAAGTTGGTTCATGTATCGAATTTTTTCCGCAATTATAAATAACAGTAACATATTGAGGATGCCAATTGTTACAACAACAACTGTTAGGTGAATATTTAGCAAAAGCATAACCAGTACCAAGGCAAATAATACGCTAATATTAGCAATGCTCGAGGAAAGCTGCCCAGATAATATCGAAGCTATTTTGTAGTTAGCAAGCATATATGTTTGAATATCTCCAGCATATCGTTGAGAGAAGAAAGCCATTGGGAGATGAATAATATGCCACAATAATCGACAAGATTGAGAAGCCATCACTTGTAAATGGAGGCGCAATAAATGTATTTGCTGGACCCACGTCAAACTAGCCTCAAGTAGTGTGGCTCCCAGAATAACCAAAGCAAGAGGAACAAACCATTCTTCAATACCGCCAATCAAAACATTATCAACAAAGATTTTTGAAAATCCTGGAGTAATAATTCCTGGAAGAGCAAGAGCAATAGTTGTCAAACAAATAAAAGTTAACGGAATTTTCTGGTGAGCAATGCGTTGTTTTAACATTTTAAAGGTAGACAGAGGCAGTCCCCCTTTCTTAAACTTTTTTCCTGGCTTGAGGGAAATAATAATCCCGGTAAAAGAATGGGAAAAATCATCTAGACTTAATGCCCTTGGCCCCAATGCAGGATCATTAATGTAGACCTTGTCCTTGCAGATATGCTCGACAATGACATAATGGTTGAATTCCCAAAACGCGATACAAGGTTCTTTTATTTTTTCAACAGACTTTATATCTTGTACTTGTATGCCCTGAGCATCGAGTCCGTAGTAACGTGCAGCAAGCAACACATTAATGGCTTCGCCACCATTGCGTGAAATTCCAGACACATCTCGGGCTTCTTCGAGGGAAATGTATTTACCATAATATGCTAAAATAATGGCCAAGCATGCGGCACCAGAATCTGACATTTCTATTTGCAAAATCACTGGTGTTTTGTTGGGTCGCCAGAACCAAGAGCCGCACCTAGAGGATGCAACACCCAACAATATTCCAACAGATTTAGCTGTCTTCAGCAGGAACCTCTTGATTTGACTCACGGGATGAAGCTTTGGGAACTTAGTCATATTTTTCAAATGAAATTGCGATTGTATGATTTATCGTAAGGGGAAAGTATAAATTTTGAGTAAAACCGGCTCACCCCAACCCCAATGGCACTAACTTAAGGAAAAATCGTTTAGAACAAAGGGTTTGCTGCTATGGAGTGTGAGCACCCACCTAATGGCTACCACAGGCAAAATGTCGAGCGCCACGTAATGGAGCCACCCCTGCGCCATCTGCGACAATTAATGGATCCACCCCATGCGACACGGGAGCCACTTATTTCCATGTTGTTGTTGTTTAGGGGTTGCTAAGGATAAAAAAAGCGCATCCTTTTACTCGCAAAAACAAGCGAGAAAAAAGGTGTAGGGTTCTGTCGCATCTGTTGGGGGTGCCCGTGAAATTTCTAAAAACGAGATTCCCCTGGACAAGCTACGCCATCAGAGCCATGAAATTATGGAATGTTGATAATTTAGAGTCGTAACCTGTTGTTTACCCTTTTTGTTTAATTCTTATGTTTTCAATTCCTTTAATTGTTGCCCAAGCGGAGTAAAAGTTTTTAAATCCTAATGTTGGACGCGTTCGTTTTTTTTACAAATCTATGGTCTTGCTCAACAATATTATTGAGATACTTGTTCTGTCGAATTTCAAATTCATCAACTTTAGAAGCTTCTTCGTTGAGGGAATCTAAAGCTGACTTGTTGCTTCCACTCTTATTCAACATTGATTTTCTCAGGTCTGCCATTGTTTTTGATGGCTCTCTTGGAAAAGGCTTTGGCTGCCACTTTATCCCTCTTGGCCCGCAACAGGAAATCAACGGCTCTGTCGCATCTGCAAAAAATTTCCTTTTTGGCAAATTTATGAAAAAACAAAATCCTTATTTTATGCGGCTTTTAGAGCCAAGAAATTTCAGACATTGGCCTATTTTCATGATTTTTATCACAGATGCGACAGAACCTTAAATTTTCTGAAGGCCTTAAACAATAAGGTCTGAGTGGTAATTTTGACTTCCCTATGTATATCCGTGACATGTTTACTGGCTTACCCCGGTTTAGCCACAGCCGCTATGGGTAAACCTAAAACCAATGTCGCTGATCTTTGCAAAGAAATTGGAGTGACACGACAAACTCTATATCGCCACGTCGATCCTCAAGGAAACCTTAGATCCGATGGTGAAAAAATTTTGGCTGTGTCAGAAAAATAATACGTAGAGCATTTTTAATTTATCAAACATATTTAACATGTTATACTAATAGTTGTGGAAAGATTCAGAAAGGAGAGGGGAAAAAGTAGGATAATCATATCCAAAACGGGGGGATTTTCACCCTGCCGAACAAAGCCATCCGGTGACAAGGTTGGAGATGAAGTATAAGAAATCAATGAATTTTGCGTGACTAGACATTGGGCGTATGGTAAGTATGCTCATTGTGTCACTTCGCATTTGATTGCTTTTTTAAAAATCCAATTCTACGGCAACCAGAGGCGCTTTTCACAATACTCACGACCTTAAGTTGGAGCCGTTTAATGATGATTACCATGAAATTTTCTGCACGTATTCTATTGACCAGCTTTGCCCTGCTTTTACCCTTTGAGGGAAAATCTTTGGAAACAAAACCAAATTCATTCAAGCCAGTGCAATGGATCGACGCACCAAGTGAAACTCTTTACACTTTAGATGATCGGTCTGCTAATCTGATTAAGTTTGAGGATAAACGCACGGGGTTGTTTGGTTTTAAAGATACCCAGGGAAATATAAAAATACCCGCTAAGTTTGCAGTGGTTAGACCCTTTTCAAAAAATGGATTGAGTGATGTTCGGTATGAATGGAATGAATGGTACCGAATTAACACAAAAGGCAATATTGTTCATCAAGCCCTTTGGCATGATAACGGTGCAGATTATTATGTATCAGGACTCACTAGAATCATCCACCTTAGAAAAATGGGTTTTGCTAACAAAAAAGGAAAAACTGTGATTGCTCCTCAATTCGACTTTGCTGGGCCATTTAGCTATGACGCCCCTATAAGTGTTGTATGTCATGGTTGTTACGCAGAACCTATGCAGCCTAAAAGATGTAAGATATATTGGAATCAAGACTGTTATCCAACATATGTTGGTGGCCGTTGGGGGGCCATTGATAAATCAGGAAATATTGTCGTGCCAATTGAATATGATAACTTGCCCCAGAATAACAAACTGAAATTTCGAAAAGGAAAGAAGTGTGTGCAGCTTTTCTATGACGGACAAAAGAAATATCAGCTTCGGAAAGCAAATTGCTCTTAACCCAAGTTCAGTGGACGAAGTCGCCAAACCGTTGTTAAATAAGGATTTCTTTTTCAAAAAATGCCCTTTCAGTCACTACAGATTTTTTTCTCAGCTACACCGTTGCCACTCTCCTTTTTCCAGGGTAGTACCCTGAATTCCCGAATTTTGTAACTATTTTTTCTTAATTATCGTCGCAACCTTTTTAAAAACAAGACTTTTCCGGCCTCAGAAGGGTTGACTTTTCTTCAAAACATAGTTACAAATAGGGCATGTAACTATGTTTTGAAGAAAAGTAGGAATACCAATGGGCAAGATAAGTTATCGTAATAATAAAAAGACAGGAGTCACTTACGTTTATTCAATAGAAAAAAGTTATTGGGACAAAGAAAAGAAGAGCCCAAGAAACAAGCAGGTTTGCTTGGGTAAGATCGATCCAGAGACTGGGGAGATCATTCCCTCTAAACGCAGACGCAAGACTGTTGTAGAACGAGCTACTTCATCGCCCGGCGTAACTGCTGTTTCTAGGGTTGCAGGTCCTTATATGCTCCTTGAGCAGATAACCAATAAGCATGGAATAGACAAACTCCTAAAAAAGTGTTTCGATGACAAGTGGAAACTTATGCTAAGCCTTGTCTACTTTATATTACATAAG
This Pseudomonadota bacterium DNA region includes the following protein-coding sequences:
- a CDS encoding NHLP family bacteriocin export ABC transporter peptidase/permease/ATPase subunit, with amino-acid sequence MTKFPKLHPVSQIKRFLLKTAKSVGILLGVASSRCGSWFWRPNKTPVILQIEMSDSGAACLAIILAYYGKYISLEEARDVSGISRNGGEAINVLLAARYYGLDAQGIQVQDIKSVEKIKEPCIAFWEFNHYVIVEHICKDKVYINDPALGPRALSLDDFSHSFTGIIISLKPGKKFKKGGLPLSTFKMLKQRIAHQKIPLTFICLTTIALALPGIITPGFSKIFVDNVLIGGIEEWFVPLALVILGATLLEASLTWVQQIHLLRLHLQVMASQSCRLLWHIIHLPMAFFSQRYAGDIQTYMLANYKIASILSGQLSSSIANISVLFALVLVMLLLNIHLTVVVVTIGILNMLLLFIIAEKIRYMNQLFLQEQGELTGLIMNGIHIIETLKATVTEDQCFLKWVGMHAQTINAQQKIYFYNQALVIMPTLFSGITTVTVLCWGSWKIMHGDLTIGTLLAFQMLSKRFHAPVATLVGMSGSIQKIRGDLLRLTDILHQPLDKQVVETSSVPVPYPLRKLTGEITLRQINFGYKKLEAPFIKDFNVQIEPGQHVAIVGASGSGKSTIAKLITGLYAPWSGEILFDGQPMNTISREVLVNSLSLVDRENHIYEGTLRDNLTLWDPKVPEKDIHKALKLACIEEEVYTHGKLEKLMLENGANYSGGQRQCLEIARALITHPRILILDEATTALDTLKEKQIFQNLKAINCTLVIIAHRISTIRNCDNILVIDQGSILEQGTHEQLIKKKGAYKKMQNLEMEL
- a CDS encoding WG repeat-containing protein; the protein is METKPNSFKPVQWIDAPSETLYTLDDRSANLIKFEDKRTGLFGFKDTQGNIKIPAKFAVVRPFSKNGLSDVRYEWNEWYRINTKGNIVHQALWHDNGADYYVSGLTRIIHLRKMGFANKKGKTVIAPQFDFAGPFSYDAPISVVCHGCYAEPMQPKRCKIYWNQDCYPTYVGGRWGAIDKSGNIVVPIEYDNLPQNNKLKFRKGKKCVQLFYDGQKKYQLRKANCS